ATTTTAGGGCCTAGCGGGTGCGGGAAAAGCACTTTTTTAAAATGCCTAAACGGGCTTGAAAAGATTGATGAGGGTGAAATCCTTTTTGAAAACACTAACCTTAATACGCCAGCCACTAACTGGAATCAAATGCGTCAAAAAATAGGCATGGTGTTTCAAAATTATGAATTGTTCCCGCATTTAAATGTGTTGGATAATATCTTACTCGCTCCTTTAAAAGTGCAAAAACGATCCAAAGATGAGGTCATTTCTCAAGCCGTAGAGCTTTTAAAGCGAGTGGGTTTGGAGCATAAACAACAAGCTTACCCTAAAGAATTGAGCGGTGGGCAAAAACAACGAGTAGCCATCGTGCGTTCTTTATGCATGCGGCCAAAAATCATGCTTTTTGATGAAGTAACCGCCTCATTAGACCCTGAAATGGTTAAAGAAGTTTTAGAAGTGATTTTAGAATTAGCCACAACGGGCATGAGCATGGTGATTGTAACACATGAAATGAAATTCGCGCAAAAAATCGCTCATAAAATCGTGTTTTTTGATAGCGGTAAGATCGCTGAAGAAAACAGCGCTAAAGAATTTTTTAATAACCCTAAATCTCAAAGAGCGCAAAAATTTTTAGAAACTTTCCATTTTTTAGGGAGCTGTTAAATAAAGTTTGCTAAAAAGATAGTTTTAATTTTAAAAAAAGGTGGTTTTATGAAAACGAACGGGCTTTTTAAAATGTGGGGGCTATTTTTAGTTTTAATCGCTTTAGTCTTTAGTGCATGTTCTGATAGCCATAAAGAAAAAAAGGACGCTTTAGAAGTCATTAAACAAAGGGGGGTTTTAAAGGTGGGGGTTTTTAGCGATAAGCCTCCTTTTGGCTCTGTGGATTCTAAAGGGAAATATCAAGGCTATGATGTAGTCATTGCTAAACGCATGGCTCTTGATTTATTGGGCGATGAGAATAAAATTGAGTTTATTCCTGTAGAAGCCTCAGCTAGGGTGGAATTTTTAAAAGCCAATAAAGTGGATATTATCATGGCTAATTTCACGCGCACTAAAGAAAGAGAAAAAGTCGTGGATTTCGCTAAGCCGTATATGAAAGTCGCTTTAGGAGTGATTTCTAAAGATGGGGTCATTAAAAATATAGAAGAGCTGAAGGATAAAGAGTTGATCGTGAATAAAGGCACGACAGCGGATTTTTATTTCACTAAAAATTACCCCAATATCAAACTTTTGAAATTTGAGCAAAACACAGAGACTTTTTTAGCCCTTTTAAATAATAAGGCTACCGCTCTAGCCCATGACAACACTTTGTTGCTCGCTTGGGTGAAACAACACCCTGAATTTAAATTAGGCATTACAAGCCTTGGCGATAAGGATGTGATCGCTCCAGCGATTAAAAAAGGCAACCCTAAGCTTTTAGAGTGGTTGAATAACGAGATTGATTCCCTCATTTCTAGCGACTTTTTAAAAGAAGCTTATCAAGAGACTTTAGAGCCTGTTTATGGCGATGGAATCAAACCGGAAGAAATTATTTTTGAATGATTTCTTCTAGGCTTTTTTGGCTGAAAGCATGCGTTTTTGTTGCTAAAATAGCGGTTTTGTGATCTTTTTGTTTTTCATTTTGAGATATATTTTTTTGATTTTACATTGAAAGGATTTGTTGATGAGTTATTTTTATAAGCGTTGTTTGAAATTTTCGTTAGTGGGGTTACTGGGTGTGGGGTTTTTGAGCACTCAGCTTAATGCTAGGAGTTTTGTTGATGGGGATTTAGACATTCAAAAATTCAGCTATGAAGATTCTTTGCTTAAAAAGGGAGATCCTAATGGCGTGCATAAAGTGCAGGTGCGAGATTATAAGGGCAAAATGCAAGAAGCTGAGATCCATTCAGAAATACGCATTGCGCTTAAACCGGGGGTTAGAAAAGAAGTTAAAAAAGGCAAGATTTATAGCGCTCAAATCAATGATGGCATGTGCTATGCTTTTAGAATGCTCCAAACCGGCGATACCACAAGCCTTGATCCTAAAGAGTTCCCTAAGCAAAGTCGTGAAAAAAAGGGCCAAGTGATCACTTTAATCGGTCAAAATGAAGTGCCTTATCTTATTTTAGAGACGGATTGCCAAGTGGGTGATATTGCAAAAATCTCTTTAGTGGGTAATTTTGATGGGACCGGGTTTCTCACGGAATATAAATTCAAAGGCGCTAAACCCATTTACTAGTCTTTATTCTTTGCTTCATTCTTAAAATCTCTTAATCTTTTATGATTAGGAGGTTTTCTTATTTACTGCGGATATTTTTGATCGCATCTTAAAATTTAAAATTTGCGTACCTTTTGATTTCAAGCGCTGATAAATAAAACCTTATTTAACCACCCAAGCAGAAATCCCAATCGTCTTTAGCGGTTGGGCACTTCACCTTTGGCATTTTCAATTTTTAAAACAAAACCAAAGAAAATAAGAGAGAAAACAAGTAGGGAGAGAAACCCCCCTTTTTTTAGGAGTTTTCTTCTTGTTTATACCCCTTAAGCGCAAAGAAGAGGATATAAAAATAGCACAACAACGGCACGCTATAAGCGTAGAGCAGATTCGATTCGGTTGCTGTGAGCATGTCTGTAACCACGCCTTGAATGGGGGGATTAACGCCCCTCCTACAATCGCCATGCTAATCACCCCAGAAGCCTTAGAAGTGAGATGCCCTAAATTGAGCGTAGCCAAAGAAAAGATTGTAGGGAACATGATAGAGTTGAAAAAGCCCACAAAAGTCAGAGCGAATAAAGCGATCTTGCCTCCAATGAGAATAGCCAAAGCGATAAGCACGATAGAGCTTAAGGCGTTGAAAGCCAGGTATTTATTAGGGGCAATTTTATTCATCAACACACTGCCTAAGAAACGGCCCACCATCGCGCCTCCCCAATAATACACCAAGTAATGCGCGCTTGATTGAGGGTCTAAATTCAAAAGCTTTTCAAAGCTTAGCACCAAGAATGATCCAATCGCCACTTCTCCCCCCACATAAAAAAAGATCCCTAAAGCCCCAAAAACAAAGTGTTTGTGCGAAAACAGGCTTTTTTGCGTCGTTTCTTT
This is a stretch of genomic DNA from Helicobacter pylori. It encodes these proteins:
- a CDS encoding amino acid ABC transporter ATP-binding protein, with protein sequence MNAILETKGLKKTYQNHLVLDGINFTLNKGEVAVILGPSGCGKSTFLKCLNGLEKIDEGEILFENTNLNTPATNWNQMRQKIGMVFQNYELFPHLNVLDNILLAPLKVQKRSKDEVISQAVELLKRVGLEHKQQAYPKELSGGQKQRVAIVRSLCMRPKIMLFDEVTASLDPEMVKEVLEVILELATTGMSMVIVTHEMKFAQKIAHKIVFFDSGKIAEENSAKEFFNNPKSQRAQKFLETFHFLGSC
- a CDS encoding glutamine ABC transporter substrate-binding protein, producing the protein MKTNGLFKMWGLFLVLIALVFSACSDSHKEKKDALEVIKQRGVLKVGVFSDKPPFGSVDSKGKYQGYDVVIAKRMALDLLGDENKIEFIPVEASARVEFLKANKVDIIMANFTRTKEREKVVDFAKPYMKVALGVISKDGVIKNIEELKDKELIVNKGTTADFYFTKNYPNIKLLKFEQNTETFLALLNNKATALAHDNTLLLAWVKQHPEFKLGITSLGDKDVIAPAIKKGNPKLLEWLNNEIDSLISSDFLKEAYQETLEPVYGDGIKPEEIIFE